Below is a genomic region from Halictus rubicundus isolate RS-2024b chromosome 11, iyHalRubi1_principal, whole genome shotgun sequence.
ataaaagaaCTCATAATTATTGTATATACGATAAAAAgaaattcgtttctttttcattctttttggtGAGCAAATATGTATTGCCTTATTTTCGCGGGAAACTCTCACtcgaatacatacatacataagtATACATAAAAGATGTCTGACAGCGAGGAGGAACAATTTAAAGTGTACAAGGGAGATGCACGGATTCCTTGCCGATATGGAGTAAAATGTTATCAGAAGAATGCTGCTCATCACGAGAAATATAAACATCCACCTTCAAAAGACACGGTACGACATTATCATTCTGCACTCATTTATGTAATTATGTACACATTGCCTAATTCTACACGTATTAGGCTCATATTTcacatacaatttttaatattttaactgTACTTTGTTCTTCTTTCTCAATTCTTTTTTGCCCTATAAACTCTCGCAAACAAGAAAAAAAGTATTGCATTGTACTCCTGTATTTGTAGAAGAAACAGAAAGGCATCAGACGTACAGCTACTAGTAAGAAAAGGAAGAAACACGAGAGCTGCGAAGAATCCGATGACTCTCCAAAGAAGAAAGTACAGAGGAAAGATGAAACTGAAAACAATCGGAACTTAGGAAAAACCGAAGAATGTACTGAACCTACAAAACAAGAATCAGATTCTGATAACGAGAAACATATAAAAGATCCATCCACACGAGTTACTATTGCATCTTTATTAAAAGATTCTAATGTTAGTCTCAAAGATGACAAAGTATCTCGAAATGAGGCACAGACAATTATTTCTCGTTTGTTCTTAACAGAAATGCCAGAAGATTTCTTTCAATTATACGAGTTCTGTAAAACCATTTCTGAGAAAGATCCTTTAAACGCCTTTACACATGTACAATTACAACTCGTCGGTCCTTATGATGTATTTAATGAGAAATTTCTAAGTTTCAAAGTCGATGATGAAAAGTCCCTACTCAGGCACTGGAGGTACTATTATGATCCACCAGAATTCCAAGtaagaaatttaaatattttcttttatggCTTGAGAAACAATTGCTATCAATCTAATATTTTTGACAGACTATCATGAAAGTTAATGGTAAAGAAAATTTACACATTGGTTATTGGAGGGACGATGCATCGGAAAGGCCTGTATTTGTGGCGAAGAACAAAGCAACTGCAAATTGTACGATTGAACTAGTAGCTGAGAACGTATTTGGCGCGCTTTAGTAAGAAACTGATTAAATCATAAAATTGTGgtgttttttcgtttttcgaaaaCTTCCAAATGGTTAGTTTTAATTTATATTCCAGCACATACCTAGGAGAGAAAGTAAAACTGGCTAATCCGTTTGAAAAAACCCGAATAACGCAGTTGCAGCAAAAATTGAAAAGCTATGCTCAAGAGAAAAATATAACATTGGACCAAAAATCGGGTAGAATGCAAGATAGAGAAAAGAAAGTTGTCGCGAGAACTTTTCACAAAGCTGGAATCGTGGTACCGTACAATAAGAAAACTGAGCTAGGGTACAGGGAACTGGCAGTAACGGACAGTGAGTTaccagaaaatatagaaaactaTTAGTTGGACCTATAGAACTTGAACTCCTTGAGCCATTCTTGTCTTTATTTCAGAcgaattaaagaaaatattgaaacaaataGAAGATGCTCGGGCGGCGGAAGAAAGGAAAGCACCATTTTCAAAACTCGAAGAAGTTCTAAGATTGGCGACGATCGCAGTGGATGAGTGCGATTTCGGCACTTGCTTAGAATTGGGACACGATCTTTTTTACAGTGGCGTCTCTCATGTACAAAATAAGGCATTGCACATGTTTTCTCTCGCCTACAATCTTTTGCAAAGAccgcaatttttgaaaatcgcgCAGGCGCATTTCGAACATAGAAAGAAGGGTCAGGATCTAAGTGTATTTTACTGAAATAAGAAGACTTCCACTTCTCGTTTGTTCATGGTTTTGTACATTAGCCAtcgattaataaatattatttttaactcaAATTTATTGTTCATCTTTTTTTAGTTAAAGTTTTTACTAGTCGGATATTCAATTAAGTACATATTCTCTGAATGGCCTGGACTTGAATCCAAGTATTTATGTATCTAGATAGGTATATGTAATTCGGATACTCGAATTTCAATAGAATGAGTAGATTTGCAATGCAGAATTATCTATTTAGTCATTACATATCAACGCGCGCGGGAGTGCGCGAACCAAGTTCCCCTCCCGCTCCCTCTAAGCTGCCGAGTAGTATATCTCGAACCAGAGTTAAGCGGTTTTTAGCCATATTGGCACCGTCACTGCCGCTCTCCCCGGTAACCGAGGACAACCAAAATTTGTATGTGAGCTAGATATAATATCAACTAACTTTCATGTAAAAAGCAACTTTCTACCTAGCCTGGAACTTGAGATATAAATACGCCAAAAACGCATAATTcttagaatatacagggtgactcacctaacgtttgcagctcaaatatctttgttgtttctacagatacgtaaaatatggtaaggacaaagttgaatggtacaatggggcttacatgatgccaaaaaaattttgtttttgtcatttttttagagatatcaaggtgaccttgacttttttaaatggaaccaccctttttaaacacctacaatgatagtccctttcattaggaattcagtgacaataattattccaaggtcattcaaggtcacagacagagaaaacgtataagatttagaatatgaaagcagaatacgtttatcacggttgagacttgtagtaaatagtaaacgtAGTATGGTCGtggttaaagtaaacatactaaggtccttcaatgttattgttattcagcattcttatttactatcagtatgtttccaaatgcgattccgtcttattcaatgactgaaaagtatGATATGATCatgatttactgtgaatgtagacaaaatgcagtgtaggcccgattactttatgaagaacggtaccccgagcgaaacactccttctagacagactttcattaatacgtacaggttgtttcgaagtactggaagtgtacatgcaagacagcacaaacggaagaatcccacgactaatgaagacaataaaattaatattttagcagctatagctgtcgatcctcacgtgcgtacgagaaaaatttcccggaaagcaggcataagtcaaagtagcgtaatacgaattctggcccgacataaatttcatccgttccacatatcgctccatcaagaattgcacgggaatgattttcaaaatagaattaacttttgtcaatggggattgcttcgaaatcattcatttttttttctaatgtcttgtttacggacgaagcaacattcactaatcatggcctaattatacatttataaaatacaggtattctgcttccatattttagtttcatacgttttttctgtccttgaccttgaatgaccttggaataatatagtcactgcattcctaatgaaagggactatcattgtaggtgtttaaaaaagggtggctccatttaaaaaagtcaaggtgaccttgatatctctaaaaaaatgacataaaaacaaaatttttttatggcatcgtgtcagccccattgtaccattcaactttgtccttaccatattttacgtatctttagaaacaacaaagatatttgaggtgcaaacgttaggtgactcaccctgtatataggagGAGGATCATGTTAATTCTAACCCACTTCCAGACAAgctaaaaacttgaaaattTGGAATCAGCTGTCTTTTATATCGAAACCAacagaaaaaatcgaaaaacccgaaaaatatatatttttttaaatgaaaagacAACATACGTCATGTGGTTGGGCAGACCCTATAGGCTGCGGGTTAAGCCTTTTGCAAATTTCGTTATTTTTGCGGAAGGACGCACCGTTCCCGAGATACAggcattcaaatttttttttttaaatacatatgtatcttacaaaaataacatgatatcCAAACCAAAACACTTCGTGTAAAGGTTGACCAAGTTTCCCGGCCCATCCACTTCagtgatatgaaggatggaccaagttcctcttgcctataagggCTGTGATATCGGGAAGGACCAATTCCCAGAGGCCAATGATTGTTGCACTTAACTAATTCAAACTTGCACGAGTATTTTGACttgcatgagaaaaatttatatgCGGATAGATAGTATTactaaaataagaaataatttgcaaacaaataaatgcattagcacttttaaaattaatgaaatgaatAACGCATAACAtagtaaagataaaaatatacagaattCTCAAAATAGtttgaaattaaataaacaaagtaatGAGAAAACAGACTGTTCACCTACTTCtagtaaattaaacaatttaatttagtCATTAAACGAGCGAAGtcagaaattattataattttaacaattcgTTAGATCAAAATGATTTCAAAGAATCATTTTTTATGAATGTTTTTAATTCAGAAGAAACCAAATCGAAAGACACAGATACATGTGACATTGAATTGACTAAAATTAATGAAGATACGAATGTTAATTTTGAAtatgaaaattgaaatgaaaataatgtacaaaaaaaTGGACAGAATGCTTCAGAGATTAGTACTGAAGAACATAATGAGCATGCACTTGGGAATCCGgatataataaatttttctagtgccagcgccgacgccaagttccctaggttgtaaagtttgaattaggtaagtgcaacaatcattggcctctgggaattggtccttcccgatatcacagcccttataggcaagaggaacttggtccatccttcatatcacaactttgataggcgagaggaacttggtccatccttcatatcacaactttgataggcgagaggaacttggtccatccttcatatcactGAAGTGGATGGGCCGGGGAACTTGGTCAACCTTTACACGAAGTGTTTTGGTTtggatatatgtatatttactaTAGCCAGAGAGGAAATTTCCTCTTTACTATAGCTTTAAAAAACTAGAAACAGTAGAAACCATGAAAAGGTCACGTTACACGATGCTAAGTTCTCGTGACACATCGTGGCCGCGGCGAACAGGCGAACATAGCCTCAAGGTCTACCTAGCGATGAATAAAGCACGAAAACGACagacgaggaggaggacgacATAGAGAAGTTGTTCAGGATGATTTGTACGGAGGGTTGTACCGCGGCCTGGTTTGGGCCCGAGAAGTGAGAATCTTCCTTGCGACACTCGTAAAAAATGCCTTGAGCATTGATAGACGATTGAATAATCATCAGCGATCGTGCGACAATGGAAAATTAAGTGGAAACTAAAAAGAACCGCAGCTTATGTCGAGGgatatattttgttttctatGGTTTTATTTTCACACGGTCGATGCCGATCACTCACGCGTTCACGATGGAAAGCAAAAGCTGCAACAATTTCATAAGCTACGTGGGCCTTGAGGAACACGAAATGCAGGTAATTCTTTGTCGGTGATCTCTCATGTAAACATTCAAACATAACCTCAACCGAGAGCTTTCCGACTATGGTACAGTACTGTTGATCGAACGTTATTACGTTGTGCACAGCCACTAGGTTCCAGTCGACGTAATTCGCTATCCGAAAACAGTGTCAAATTACTTCCCGGCGAGATTCTGGTCACCAGTGCGCAGAGCGTTCTTATGTTTTCACCTGTCAGCGACCTGAAGCAAGGAACCTCTGGCAATCTATCGGTTACGAATTTCAAGCTCAGTTTTGTCACAACGGATGACACGAACGAGGACGTAAGTAGACTCGCAAAACGTCTCCTCTTCCAACGATCAACTGACTATCTTTCCATCTTGTTCGTAGGATGTGGTGCGCCAACAGAATCATCTTTATGGATACATGGATACGTGTTTAACAAACATAGAAGATATTTATATAACTGtaaatgataaaaaaagaagACTGGTACCTGGCAATACCGTACCATCTAAAGTAAAAgggatatttattatttgcaaagtaaacatttatatttatctATTACTGGTAATGCGAACGTTATATTGGCGAGAGTCCACGGTACATAAGCCATTATAAATTTCAGAATCTACGAACATGGTCGTTTTCCTTTAAATTTTCACCCATAAAACACAGGATAACTCTGTTGACCGCATTGTTACATCATGCTTTTCCGAGCAGACATCACTTGTTATTCGCTTACGATTACACGGAAGCTTATTACAGTAGTCTTGACAAAGCTGTACGCCTGTTTCGAGATATATCGGATTGGCATAATGAATTAGAGAGAACTATAAGTAACGAGAAGCTTAGAAAATTTTGGAGGCTGTCTACGGTTAACGTGGATTTCAAGCTTTGTCGTAGGTAAATGCCATCCGTAATAAAACCTGCGTCGAATGGAATACAAAAGAATGACCGATTGGTTTGCAGCTTGTCACGATACATAATTGTACCAGCATCCATCACCGACAGTCAACTAATGGATGCAGTTAAACACTTTCAAGGCAACCGTCCACCAGTTTGGTCCTGGTCGAGCGCGCACGGTGCGGCGTTAGTCAAAATGTCCGAACTCTCGCCTTTGATCACCAACAGAAtgcaagaaaatattctgttcgagAACGTCCGCAAGAGTCATCCCCAAAAAAGGGCACCGTTCGTTTTAGAATTAAATAAAGAGATTAATATAAAGTTGATAGCCGC
It encodes:
- the Hpf1 gene encoding histone PARylation factor 1, coding for MSDSEEEQFKVYKGDARIPCRYGVKCYQKNAAHHEKYKHPPSKDTKKQKGIRRTATSKKRKKHESCEESDDSPKKKVQRKDETENNRNLGKTEECTEPTKQESDSDNEKHIKDPSTRVTIASLLKDSNVSLKDDKVSRNEAQTIISRLFLTEMPEDFFQLYEFCKTISEKDPLNAFTHVQLQLVGPYDVFNEKFLSFKVDDEKSLLRHWRYYYDPPEFQTIMKVNGKENLHIGYWRDDASERPVFVAKNKATANCTIELVAENVFGALYTYLGEKVKLANPFEKTRITQLQQKLKSYAQEKNITLDQKSGRMQDREKKVVARTFHKAGIVVPYNKKTELGYRELAVTDNELKKILKQIEDARAAEERKAPFSKLEEVLRLATIAVDECDFGTCLELGHDLFYSGVSHVQNKALHMFSLAYNLLQRPQFLKIAQAHFEHRKKGQDLSVFY